GTAGCATACCTCTAGGAACCTCTCTGACAACTGACCACTTATTTCGTCATTTGACTTGATTTTAGTCTTTAACTCTTGCTGGACCGGTTCAAGAAATGCAGTGGGAGTTGTCCTCGGATCGTGGGATGTGAGCGTTGTTGTGTCTGTGGGTGACAGAGGGGGACAGAGGGGGGACAGAGGGGGACAGGGGGCGCTCTGCTCTGCTCAGTGCAGGACGCAGGAGACAGTCGCTCTCCAAGGTGCTGAAAGTCGGAGCGCTCCCTCCTCACTCTCCCCTACTGACGATGAATGCGACCAAAAATCAAATACTGACTGGCTTGAATCCcgtttggtttattttttttttaatactctAAACTTCTACCCTtctggatttttatttttcattcaacCGCTggatgtatacacacacatgtgcaacaAGACTGACTGCCGCTTTCTCATATTCACCTGCATCGTTGGGAAATATTGAATTGACTCCGGATTCTCAGGGAACGCTACAGAGGATTTTTCGAGCTGTTTTTCTcggtctctgcctctctctccgtACCGCATGCCTTCGGACGTGAACTGTGATATTGTCTCAAAAAGGTGAGTCCGATGAGGATGTTCATGAAGCAGACCTACTTTTACGTGGATGTCATTTTCTTTGCTCTGGAGAGGGGGGGACCATACCTCCAAAACGCTGGTGTTTAATTGCTTTTAAACCCACCATCACGACCGAGAGGGAGGATTATAGTATCTTGTGGAGTCTGGAGAATTTACCCTGTGGATAAAGTGAAGTTTCCAATAGGCTAGGCGACTATCATTAAATCTGCTCTAGCCCTCTATTTGTTGGGCTCTCTGGCTTCACACTAAGTGGATATCAAGCAATTTCAACGCGGTGAGTTTGCCCTCTCGTTTAATATACATCCCCGTTGTCACTGGCGTTTCAATTGATCTGTCAAGACACGCAGCACTTAGAAACCAAACGATTCCAAGACAAGGGGGAATGGGGTTTTTTCCCGCTATATATTGCTTAACTGTCTGGATTCTGCTCTGTGGCTTGGGTTAAATCATTGCACATTTATGATTCGGGGCATTTGCATGTTACATGGCTGACTGAGTAAGAACAGCTCACTGTAAGTACAATGTCTGAGCAGTAATTTGTATAATTATTCAAGGGAATTTGAACTAGACTAATAGCTACCTGTTGTCTGTTGGCGCTCTCATAGAGTTTGAAATTGTACAAAGATAGCTAATGGGTTGGGGGTTTTTGAATGTGGAGAAGAATACTGTGAAGAGCCCACTCCACCCACTTCAGATAATTGATGTTTTAACCGTTCCCTCTGTTGTTGGACGTTCAGCTATTGCTGAGATTTTGCACGAAGAGAATCATTTGAATCTGAACACCACCCGCACCCGCACATCCACCATCACCACACAAGCGCACATATAGACTGCACGCTTCTTATGTTAACAAAGGTTTTTCTTTCAGGAATAATGGCATTAACCTGTTGAGTAAGCTGCATTAGGGAATCCCATTTGTCTCTGGAGACAGAATAACAATTAAAGAAACTTGAATGATTCCTATAAAGACAACTGGTTGCAGCAGTGGGACAAATACACAGgcctaagcaaaaaaaaaaaaagtatttggaATGTGAGGTTTACTGGTTTGAGGTTGtgcaaaacaacagcagtggaAGCATCAGCCACCATATCATCTCTTATTTTTTCCACTGCAGCCCATTTCCtcaagtgatgatgatgatggtgatgatgatgatgatgatgatgataatgaagcGCAGGACGGATCCGGAGAGGATACCGGGAGCCTAGGGATGACATCCACACAATCTTGTTGAATGTGGATATCGATGCCGCGGCGAAGGATGGGCCCTCTCCTCTCGGCCGCCTTCGTGCTCCTGCTGGCCCTGCGCGCCGTGTCTCCGGCCTCGGTGGGTAACCCCGAGGATTACGCCGCGGACGAGGCGGAGCGGACCGCCAGTGAAAACATCGTCTTCGATGACTACCGGGGGAAAGGATGCGTGGACGACAGTGGCTTCGTCTACAAACTCGGGGAGCGCTTCTACCCGGGACACTCGAACTGTCCGTGCGTGTGCACGGAGGACGGGCCTGTGTGCGACCAGCCCGAGTGCCCCAAACTGCACCCCAAGTGCACCAAAGTGGAGCACAATGGATGCTGCCCCGAGTGCAAGGAGGTTAAAAACTTTTGCGAGTACCGGGGGAAAACGTATAAAATACTGGAAGAATTCAAGGTAAGATCTGAGTTCTAAGATCCAACCTGGGTCATCCTCAatgtatttcttacatttttacattaaaaacagttGGTTCAGGTGAGTCagcgtacaaaaaccaaagttgTGGCATATTTCTAGCACTTGAGAAAATGTGCCTTCAACATTTCCAATATGCAATAAACTTTCCGTGTCATACAGCTGAAGGAGCATTTATCAAGATACTCTTTCCAGTCTAATTGCTGGTATTGTGTTTGATCTTGTCTTTCAGTATAATGATAAACTAGTTTATACAAGATCAAATTTAAACGTCTTTAAGAGCTATAGTGCCTAACTGATGATCATGAGTTGGTTCCATCTTGCCAGGTTGTTTCAGTCAGTCACAGTCAAAAGTCTGGATGCCACTAAAGCAGCCATCTTACATGGCAGTCTGTATGGGCTAATCAGTTGTTTTAAATTGCACGTACAATAATATGAACACCCCATCCTAGATTTGCATGTTCTTGACAGGTCATAGACATCAATCAATTCAAACATCTAATGTCATGATGGTGTCATTTTTGGTAGCAGCAACTATGTCTCCTGGGAACAAAGGCCAGTCTTAAGGAATATTAAGTACAGTGGATTAAAGACCTACACAATGCTTTTGGTCTTGCAACTTGTTGACAGCAATCGACCTAAATtctatttattgtttaaaaaaatgcataataCAGCTCAACACCTGTGTTGGGGGTTAGGGTTTGGGTTAGCGAGGCTTTTGGTGTGAGTATATATCGGTTCTTGGCATACTGTAAAAGtatcattaaaatgtgtttattggcCAAGGGCACAAAGATGGCTGCCAGAGTGATGTCACCCCCACTCCCTCTCTGCACCATCAAGTGAACATTCACCCAGCATTACTAAAGTGACAGATGCTATAGCAGTATTTTAATGCTTTGATTTGTGGACACTGAGTCATTGCTCGCAGATTCAGTTTTCCTGTCTCCTGCACTGTTTTTACCCATCAGACCATTGTCTCAGCATAGAGCATGACAGTACTGCCTGATCTGAAATGACACTATACGAGCATGACAATTACAGTCTGTTTAAACTGTTGCTGCCCATGAGGAAACCTTCTCATTTAAAATCCCTCACATGTGGATTGGGGCTGTAagtgactgaaatgtaaaatgacacaatGCGGCCTAAACAACAGTATAGCTCTATGGCACTTGTTCCTCTCTGTGCAAGTATATCATTAACAAGTTAGCATTAGTGCGTCCATTATAGTTGTGTCAGTCAAATGTTATAAACTTCCTTATATTTTGGATCTACTGTAgttcatattttttcatatctATCATAATGCCTGAATTTATCCTTTTCTGGATTTAACAATTACGTGTTAAGACATAATATTAGAGGTAGAAAACCTACCTCTAGTGAGCCCAACATTTGAGACAAGTCAGCAAACTGGTAGTGTGATGACATCGCCAATTTCCTCTTGATTTTTCAAACTCTGACTTTTTCTAAAACTGCATGGCCTATTTCTTACCTCAGGTTTATTCAGAAACTgatttttgtggatttttttccaCTGGATGCACCATTTTAAGGCACAAGATTTAGGTTAATATGTATGTCAGTGAAGAAGAGCACTTCTCAATCATCTATTTTGTGCAGCCAACTTGAAACGATCGGCACTTCAGAACTAAATGAACACTTGAAACTAAGCTTTAAAAAGCATCTCCAAGATTAATTGGCATTGTCAGTGGCAGATTAGCAGAGTGTTCAGCAGTATTGGTAAACATTACAGAGATACCACTGATCAAACAATGTGTCAGTCCAAAtaagaaacaaatgaaacagaTACGCAATATTACATCTATTCAGGAAACATCTAATTCATGCATGTCTAGAACCATTTCAGAGCTTTGACAAAAACCTTTTCACAtcaaaatttgacaaaaaatatcgcctaaaaacaacaacagactaAATTTGTAAGCAATTACTCATCTTCATGCTAGTTGAATCTCCTAACATGtattcaaaacccaaagaacgAGTCTGAGCACGCCTTCTTCTGAGCTATTAAAAGCATAGAAATTTGTAAGAACATTTTTTGTAAGAAAAAACACTGGAttcaaaaatgtcctcaaaGTATCAGAcataacatacattttattcatatctgcaaaacattcaTAGCCAACATTTTACAACTGGATACTgcaacaatatactgtatacgaGTAGCAACTCATTATGGTATGGTTAAAGTCTTAAGACTAAAACCACTCAGTTAAAGCAGTGTCAATTgcttctttttgtcctttttttggggccacttggaggcagcagaaGAAACCgtaaaaacaacattcacatattatcaccttgtGAAGTCGttatggtgaatgtgttagcaaacagttgcctatttacaaattcagcagccacagagcagcattagcattcatttgagttgtgtttctagtcacctgatgaatataagtccaatattcccattcttttagctctgtttgtgGTCTCTACCAATCCCtggggaaatatctgactctttagctgctaaatgctacgctatgttcatcagctagttgctaactttgtctgtctgctgtttgaagtTTCACAAGTAGCATACCGTTGGTTTAACAGAGCTTTTTCGCTATAAACTGTTGTGTGATGTGACTTGagatgaggttgatgagagcactgacagtgaaccaaaacattaaagttgcagggggaaaaacaaaacaattagctcaaagatgctaaaatgttcTGTAGTGCTGAGGGGAACCCTTAAGGGAATCCATAGTAAAttgtgctttacataaaaatcaCAACCTGATTAAGTTAGTCATCAGTATGAAGAAACACTGTATGTCTTGTCGTCTACTTCGCTTTACCTGCCCTGCCAGGCTTCAGCAGAATGTTTTGTAACCTGTAGgatgtttgtttcagtttggtttacATAATGACTTCATGGCAAAGCAAAGAAACCTGTGCTGGGAGATGTTGTTGCACCTGTGGATATTAGCATGACATGACACTGAAACAAACTGAAGCAGGCAGGGGGCTACACAGTGAGTTAAGCCAAACAAAATGTAGACAAGCATCATTATTAATCATCACGCTACAGTTTATCTGTGGTAAtgcaatttttgaaaaatcagaCAAAACCGAAAGAAccagaaaggggaaaaaacagtgGCTAgcaattttctttcatttattaaGGTAAAACCTCTTTagttgcttttcattttcactgccaTGTATCTGCCTCTAGTACATTCAGATTAGCGAGGAGGCATAGCATTCTGGTTTTCCATTGTTAACAAAGATTTTTATGCCTCTATAGAGGCCATTATGCTAGTGCTGACACAATTAGCTGATT
This Siniperca chuatsi isolate FFG_IHB_CAS linkage group LG12, ASM2008510v1, whole genome shotgun sequence DNA region includes the following protein-coding sequences:
- the vwc2l gene encoding von Willebrand factor C domain-containing protein 2-like isoform X1, yielding MWISMPRRRMGPLLSAAFVLLLALRAVSPASVGNPEDYAADEAERTASENIVFDDYRGKGCVDDSGFVYKLGERFYPGHSNCPCVCTEDGPVCDQPECPKLHPKCTKVEHNGCCPECKEVKNFCEYRGKTYKILEEFKVFHLQGSPSDEEGTSPQPSMAAGVPLPPAQLQSRTRRYRPSPCEWCRCEPNNEVHCVVSDCAVPECVNPVYEPEQCCPICKNGPNCFAGTTIIPAGIEVKVDDCTICRCHNGDWWKPAQCLRRECLNGQSLS
- the vwc2l gene encoding von Willebrand factor C domain-containing protein 2-like isoform X3, which codes for MWISMPRRRMGPLLSAAFVLLLALRAVSPASVGNPEDYAADEAERTASENIVFDDYRGKGCVDDSGFVYKLGERFYPGHSNCPCVCTEDGPVCDQPECPKLHPKCTKVEHNGCCPECKEVKNFCEYRGKTYKILEEFKPSPCEWCRCEPNNEVHCVVSDCAVPECVNPVYEPEQCCPICKNGPNCFAGTTIIPAGIEVKVDDCTICRCHNGDWWKPAQCLRRECLNGQSLS
- the vwc2l gene encoding von Willebrand factor C domain-containing protein 2-like isoform X2 produces the protein MWISMPRRRMGPLLSAAFVLLLALRAVSPASVGNPEDYAADEAERTASENIVFDDYRGKGCVDDSGFVYKLGERFYPGHSNCPCVCTEDGPVCDQPECPKLHPKCTKVEHNGCCPECKEVKNFCEYRGKTYKILEEFKGSPSDEEGTSPQPSMAAGVPLPPAQLQSRTRRYRPSPCEWCRCEPNNEVHCVVSDCAVPECVNPVYEPEQCCPICKNGPNCFAGTTIIPAGIEVKVDDCTICRCHNGDWWKPAQCLRRECLNGQSLS